One window from the genome of Pirellulales bacterium encodes:
- a CDS encoding rhodanese-like domain-containing protein, whose translation MSELELEIPCQAVKSKLDAGDDFLLLDCREADEYAVAKIVAARLLPMSEIQERVSELEPHRGRAIVVHCHHGGRSLRVAQWLRQQGFAAAQSMSGGIDAWSAEIDASVPRY comes from the coding sequence ATGTCCGAACTTGAATTGGAAATTCCCTGCCAGGCGGTCAAATCCAAGCTCGACGCGGGCGACGACTTTCTGCTGCTCGACTGTCGGGAGGCCGACGAATATGCGGTGGCCAAGATCGTCGCCGCGAGGTTGTTGCCGATGAGCGAGATTCAAGAGCGCGTGAGCGAACTTGAGCCGCACCGCGGCCGAGCGATCGTGGTCCATTGCCACCACGGCGGCCGCAGCCTGCGGGTGGCCCAGTGGTTGCGTCAGCAGGGTTTTGCCGCGGCCCAAAGCATGTCGGGCGGCATCGACGCCTGGTCGGCCGAGATCGACGCCAGCGTGCCGCGGTATTGA